The sequence CTGCCATTCGATCTGCAGTTGCTGGCACCCCCGGAGCTGGTGAGTATCCCGGTGATCGGCCAGGTATCGGGCTTCGTGAGCCTGATCGGCTCGTTGGCGGACTACTACCACGTCCTCACGGCGAACGCCTTCAATGCATGGGCCCTGGTCGGTCCCATCCCGCTCTACAGCGAGCTGAGTCGCACCTTCATCTGGACCTTCGACTCGCTACAGGTCATCGGCCCGATCCAGGCGGTGACCATCGGCGCGACATCATTCGCGCTGGTTACGGCCGGTGTGGCAATCGTGCTTCTGCTGAGGGATGACCGAGGGGCAATCCTCGGTAGCTTGACCGTGCTCGCCCTGGCCTTCTTCGCGTTACCGACCCGGGCGCACGAACGGTACCTCTTCCCCGTCTTCGTGACCTTCGCCCTGCTGGTGGCTGGCACCACACTCTCGGAACGCCGCTGGCGATGGTGGTACATCGCCCTGGGAGTGCTGGCGGCCGTGAACCTGCATGCAGTGGTAACGCTGTCCCAGCCAGGATTTGCGTCCCCGGGTCTGATCGGCGCTCCCCTCGGGGATCTATTTCGCAGCGACGCCGTGGTGATCGCGGTCTCGCTGGCCAATACGGCTCTGTTTGGCGCGCTCCTGGTTGCTTGGGCGCGCGGGATCGCGTTGCCCGCCCTAGCATCGGTCTTACTCCGCTCGGCGGGGCGCAGGCCGCCGAGCGCGATGCCTCAGCCGTCGGCCGCGCCGACCAGCTCAGCAGCAGCTCGCGTCGACGCGCCGGAACGACTGGTTGAAGAGAGGGCTCAACGGAGCAGAACATCCTCACCTGGCGCCCTCGATGCCGCCATGCAGTGGATGTCAGGCTTGGCCGATAACCTGTCGAAACCTTTTCGACGTCGCCTCGATGCAGGGTCGCCGCCCGCAGACAACAGTGGCGCTCTGTCCACCGAGGAGGCTGGCCGCCTTGATCGACGGGATATTTGGGTCCTGATCGCGATCCTGGTCGTGACCTTCGCGGTCCGAACGTATCGCATCGATACCCCGCGCGGAGTCTATTTCGACGAACTGTACTACCCGGCGACGGGCACCGAGTTTCTCCAGGACTGGCGGTATGGCATCCACACCGAGATCTTCGAGTGGACCCATCCGCACATCTCGAAGTACGTTCAGGCGCTGAGCATCGCTGCGTTTGGGAACGACCGGGCCACCACCGCCGCAAGCGTCGGAACGCCGGTGCGGGCGGTCGCATTCGACCCGGCATTCTTCGCCCCCGAGACCGCCACCCGATACGGAGGCGACCTGATCGCGATCGCGACCGGATCGGAGCTCCGCATCGCTCCCCGCGGGTTGTTTGCCAGAGCGGTCGTTGCGGCCCTCCCGGGTGCGCAGCTGGTGGCTTTCGATCGAGCCACGCATCGCCTGTACGCGGCGGATGATGATGGCGGCGTTTGGGCAATCGATGGCTCGGCCATCGACGCGGCCCTGAATGGCGGTGGCGCGCCTGACCCGGTCCCAATTGCTGACCTCCAGGGCCAGATCACTACCCTCCGCGTCGTCGTTCGCGACCGCGTCCTCGCCGTTACCGACGGCCATCGGCTCACCCTGCTCACCGGGGCAGGTGCGCCGCTTGCAACCGCGAGCCTGACCGGACTGAGCGGCATCACGACGATGCCGGTGGGCGAACAGACGCAACTCGTTGCCGCCGTCCCGGGAGGTCTGAAGGGGCTCGATGCGAATAGCCTGCAGGAATTCTCCAGCATCGGATTGCCAGCTCGTCCACTTGGGATCGAGTTCGTTGACGGCAGTGACTTCGGATGGCGCAACCAGGCGACCCTGCCCACTCCCACGATTTACGCCACCCTCGACTCCAGCCAGATGGCGGCCGTGCAGGTCGGAGGAGATGGCGGCATGACCCTATTCGATCTTTTTGGGATGCCCGGCCCGGTGGTCGAGGCGCATTGGAATCGGCCTTCAAACATGGTCCACGTGCTCGGTCAGACCTCAACCGGCGACCCAACCATCTATGTCGTCGAACCTCACACCAATTCTGTCTTCGCCGACGCGCGCCTTCCGTTCGACCCCGTCGCCTGGATGCTCGATGTCCAGCCCGACACGCCGTCACTCGATCGCCAGCAGGCGCTTACCTTTTCGGCCTCCGGGACGGTGGTGTACGTCGATGCTGGGAGCCATGCCTCGGCATGGAGGCTGCCTGGCGTCGTCGCTGGGACGCTGACCGCCGCGCTCATGTACCTCCTTGCCCGCATGCTCTTCCGGCGCCGGGTAGTCGCCGTCTTGCTGGCCGTGGTGATGGCCCTTGACGGCCTGCTCTTCATCCAGGGCCGCATTGCGATGAATGACTCATTGCTTGGCTTCTTCATCGTCGCTGCATTCGCGCTATTGCTGGCCCTGATGCAGGCCAGGCCCCGAGGGCCCGGCCGATGGCTGTTGCCGGTTTTCGGGTTACCGGTGGTCGGCCTCCTGCTCGGCCTTGCACTGGGCACCAAGTGGGTCGGGGTGTATGCCATCGGTGGCGCTGTCCTGATGGTGCTGGCGCGGACCCAGGCCGGCAGATGGTTGGCGTTGGCCGGGATGGTGCTCCTGACCGCCGTATTCGGATTCCAGGCCTTGGCGAGCCAGCCGCCGAACGTGACGTTCGTGCTTTTGATGCTCGGCTTGACAGTGCTCATGGGGGTGGTGGTCGTGCGGCCGCTCGACCCCTCCCGCGGGAGCAACTCAGCGAGTATTCCAGGCTGGGTGAATCCGCGTGTTCGCTTCGGCATCCCGTTTGCGTTCGCCCTGGCATGCCTCTTGATCATGCCGCTCGTCGTGTACGTAGTCAGCTACATACCGTGGACCTTGTCGGCGACCGGTGATCCGCAGCTATTCCCAGGCTGGCCGCCAGGTCATACCGGCCAGACATTCCTGGACCTGCAATCGCAGATGTACCACTACCACAACGACCTTCGGACTCCACACGCCGCATCGTCGCCATGGTGGGCGTGGCCGCTCGGGCTGAAGCCGGTCTGGGGTCACCTCAACACGTACAGCGACGGCTCGCAGGTGATCATGCTGCTGACCGGAAACCCCGTGCTGCTGTGGCTGGGGATCCCGGCATCTGTGTTCGGGGCGTGGCAGGCGTGGCGTCGCCGCAGCACCGCCTTGGCGTTCGTCGTGATCGCGATGTGCTCGCTCTGGCTGCCATGGGCGCGTATCGACCGCGTGGCGTACAACTACCACTGGTACACGATTCTGCCGTTCTACTACCTGCTCCTTGCCTATTTCCTGGCCGAGGTGTGGAACGGCCCATCGGGCCGTACCTGGTCGCTTGCGCGGGTGGCCGTTGCGGCCGTTCTTATCCTCCCGGCACTGATGTGGATCTTCAAGGACGGCCTGTGCGCCGTCGCCGGGGTCGCCGAGATCAATCCGACCTCGTTCGAGTGCAATCGGCCACTCCTGGACGTCGCGCTGCCGTTAGGCCTCTGGTTGATCGGCTCCGTCGTCGCCGCCTGGTTCATTCTCGGCATGCAGAAACCGCGACGCTTGGTCGCTGTGGTGGTCGGTGCGGCCGCGATAGGCTTTGCGGTCCTCTATCCGGCGCTATCCGCGTTGCCGCTACCCAACGGCTGGCCGTTCATCTATCAAGGGCTGCTGCCGACCTGGGATATCTCCTTCCAGTTCAACTCCAACACAATTGCAGTCTCCGACGTCCCGCTGCTTGGATTCGGGGCCGGCGCAGTTGGAGTTGCTGCTGCCGCCTTGACATGGATCGTGATGCGGCGGATGCCACTGAGAATGGGATGGCGCACCGGGTCCAGAAGCAACGTGGATTGAGGATGCGCTCGCCGGCCGGTCCCTAGCCAGCTCGAATGAGGGCATGATCGTCGACCAGCGTGACGCGCATCGGAGGCGATGAGCTCATTGGGCTGCCGGTGCCAGCGGCACGTCGACGATCACCCGCGTGCCGTCCATCGGCCGCGACTCGACAGCCAGCGAGGCCCCGATCAGTTCCGCGCGCTCGCGCATGCTTCGCAGACCATAGCCCTTCACGCCGCCGACGCCGAGGTCGAAGCCGCGCCCGTTGTCGGCCACCGTCAGCCGCAGCCCGTCAGGGGTGGACTCGATGTTGACCAGGATGCGGCTGGGATCCGCGTGCTTGCGGGCGTTGGCCAGGGCCTCCTGCGCGATGCGCAGCAGCTCGGCTTGGGCGCGTGGCTCAAGGCGTTCGACGATGGGGTCGATGCGGCGTTCGGCGGGAATCCCGAAGCGATCGCTGAACTCGTCGACGTAGCTCGCCATGACCTCGACGAACGTGCTCCCTTCGGCCGGCCGCAGAGCCAGGATCGCCTGGCGGGCCTCGTCCATGGCCGAGTCGATCGAGCTCGAAACATCGGCTGCTAGCGCCAACGCCTCATCCGAGAGGACGCCCTCCGTCAGCAGGCGACCTTGCTTGAGCCTGGCCAGCCACAGCTGTTGCGCCATCCCGTCATGGATCTCGCGCGCCAGGCGGGCGCGCTCCTCGGCGGTGGCCTGCGTCGCCGCGATGTCGCGCAGGCGGGCCAGCTCCACGTTGGCCGCGTGGAGGTCGCGCACATCCTGCCGCGTCTCAACCGCCACGGCGACCAGCAGGATCCCGTAGAAGGCGACGCGCAGCAGGTCGCCGGTGGTCACCAGTGACGCATATGACCCGGGGTGAATCGCCGCGTGCACCTGGCTGAAGGCGGCCACGATGAAGCCGACCGCCAGGTAGGCATCCACCCTGCGACGGTCGCGCCGGTAGACCCGGTAGCTGAACGCCGCGGCCGCCAGCATGGCCAGCCCGATGAGCGCCTGCAGCGCGATGAGGCCGTTGCTGCTGGCTTCCACCAGCGGCGACGTCGGATCGCTTCGCAGCTGCGCCAGGGCGGTGTCATCGAGCAGCGGCGGCAACGATGGCTGGATCGCGGCCGCCGCCACGATCACCGCTGTCACGAGGAGCGCCGGCAGCGCCAGCACCAGGGCAGCTGGCCACCCGTCGGAGGACCAGCGTCGCAAGGCGGCCACGCCGGCGACGCCCAGCAGGCCCGCGGCCACGCCACGAGTCAGGATGACGGTCCACAGCGGCAGCTGACCGGGTGCCTCCAGCGAGAGTCCAAAGGCGGCGTCGATGCCCAGAACACCGACCAGGATGAGCAGGGCGTTCTGGGCGGCCAGCACCAGGAACGCGCTGGCGCGGATGAGGGCGGAGGGGTCGTTCCCCTCCTGGAAATGGACCCAGCCCAGGATCGCGACGGCGACAGCGACCAGCAGGCCGAGGGCACTGGTCACGAGATCGAGCGGCTGGTTGACGGTGGCGGGCGCGAGTCGCGGGTCGAAGATGATGACGATGGTCATCAAGGCCAGCAGCACCGGCACCATCGCGATGCCGAGCTCCAGGCGCCGTTCGTCTCGCGTCACAGGCTCAGGCCAGGTGCTCGACGATGGCGGCGTGCAGGCGGCCATTGGTGGCCAGCGCCTGGGGGCCGGCGTAGGAGTCGCGACCGGCGAAATCGGTCAGCCGGCCGCCCGCCTCACGGACGATCAGCGCCGGGGCGGCCAGGTCCCAGAGCGTCGGACCGATCTCGAGCATCGCATCGGCCGCTCCTTCGGCCACCAGC is a genomic window of Chloroflexota bacterium containing:
- a CDS encoding phospholipid carrier-dependent glycosyltransferase, translated to MSNGGNEAPPPPSEDRPAGLAKLLQAIAPILLAGLLLRVVIAYVIAPGQGLQADLDYFKNAALTLADYGPGGFVAHNGFYQPSPVGYLYFLWPLGLAGRFLGGLLGQPADGITLALLKVPAILADLGIAILLYRAGRRWFGSRAGLVAAALYLFVPITWYESAVFGQVDSVGLFFVVAALLLLLGGWSEPAVAMAVLAAVIKPQNAICLVVIGPILLRRHLFVVGSGPIPGSRSRNAVLDRILVGWFSKRQGFERLVSSAIVAVAVFVIAILPFDLQLLAPPELVSIPVIGQVSGFVSLIGSLADYYHVLTANAFNAWALVGPIPLYSELSRTFIWTFDSLQVIGPIQAVTIGATSFALVTAGVAIVLLLRDDRGAILGSLTVLALAFFALPTRAHERYLFPVFVTFALLVAGTTLSERRWRWWYIALGVLAAVNLHAVVTLSQPGFASPGLIGAPLGDLFRSDAVVIAVSLANTALFGALLVAWARGIALPALASVLLRSAGRRPPSAMPQPSAAPTSSAAARVDAPERLVEERAQRSRTSSPGALDAAMQWMSGLADNLSKPFRRRLDAGSPPADNSGALSTEEAGRLDRRDIWVLIAILVVTFAVRTYRIDTPRGVYFDELYYPATGTEFLQDWRYGIHTEIFEWTHPHISKYVQALSIAAFGNDRATTAASVGTPVRAVAFDPAFFAPETATRYGGDLIAIATGSELRIAPRGLFARAVVAALPGAQLVAFDRATHRLYAADDDGGVWAIDGSAIDAALNGGGAPDPVPIADLQGQITTLRVVVRDRVLAVTDGHRLTLLTGAGAPLATASLTGLSGITTMPVGEQTQLVAAVPGGLKGLDANSLQEFSSIGLPARPLGIEFVDGSDFGWRNQATLPTPTIYATLDSSQMAAVQVGGDGGMTLFDLFGMPGPVVEAHWNRPSNMVHVLGQTSTGDPTIYVVEPHTNSVFADARLPFDPVAWMLDVQPDTPSLDRQQALTFSASGTVVYVDAGSHASAWRLPGVVAGTLTAALMYLLARMLFRRRVVAVLLAVVMALDGLLFIQGRIAMNDSLLGFFIVAAFALLLALMQARPRGPGRWLLPVFGLPVVGLLLGLALGTKWVGVYAIGGAVLMVLARTQAGRWLALAGMVLLTAVFGFQALASQPPNVTFVLLMLGLTVLMGVVVVRPLDPSRGSNSASIPGWVNPRVRFGIPFAFALACLLIMPLVVYVVSYIPWTLSATGDPQLFPGWPPGHTGQTFLDLQSQMYHYHNDLRTPHAASSPWWAWPLGLKPVWGHLNTYSDGSQVIMLLTGNPVLLWLGIPASVFGAWQAWRRRSTALAFVVIAMCSLWLPWARIDRVAYNYHWYTILPFYYLLLAYFLAEVWNGPSGRTWSLARVAVAAVLILPALMWIFKDGLCAVAGVAEINPTSFECNRPLLDVALPLGLWLIGSVVAAWFILGMQKPRRLVAVVVGAAAIGFAVLYPALSALPLPNGWPFIYQGLLPTWDISFQFNSNTIAVSDVPLLGFGAGAVGVAAAALTWIVMRRMPLRMGWRTGSRSNVD
- a CDS encoding sensor histidine kinase; its protein translation is MTRDERRLELGIAMVPVLLALMTIVIIFDPRLAPATVNQPLDLVTSALGLLVAVAVAILGWVHFQEGNDPSALIRASAFLVLAAQNALLILVGVLGIDAAFGLSLEAPGQLPLWTVILTRGVAAGLLGVAGVAALRRWSSDGWPAALVLALPALLVTAVIVAAAAIQPSLPPLLDDTALAQLRSDPTSPLVEASSNGLIALQALIGLAMLAAAAFSYRVYRRDRRRVDAYLAVGFIVAAFSQVHAAIHPGSYASLVTTGDLLRVAFYGILLVAVAVETRQDVRDLHAANVELARLRDIAATQATAEERARLAREIHDGMAQQLWLARLKQGRLLTEGVLSDEALALAADVSSSIDSAMDEARQAILALRPAEGSTFVEVMASYVDEFSDRFGIPAERRIDPIVERLEPRAQAELLRIAQEALANARKHADPSRILVNIESTPDGLRLTVADNGRGFDLGVGGVKGYGLRSMRERAELIGASLAVESRPMDGTRVIVDVPLAPAAQ